In one Nicotiana sylvestris chromosome 8, ASM39365v2, whole genome shotgun sequence genomic region, the following are encoded:
- the LOC138875621 gene encoding uncharacterized protein, with protein sequence MKNKQEPPKPPSPKRIVNIITGGDEVNRVTYTAAKKTSKVTVTHGKRICQVLEGDSITFDDEDADDLIISHNDALVVSLLVHDTNIKRVLIDPGSSMNIVLLRVVDEMQVNDKVIPKSRTLSGFDNSSVTTKGEVVLAMFAEGVIRDTMF encoded by the coding sequence ATGAAGAACAAACAAGAACCCCCGAAACCCCCATCTCCAAAAAGAATAGTTAACATAATAACCGGAGGAGACGAGGTCAATAGAGTAACTTATACAGCTGCGAAGAAGACGTCAAAAGTCACAGTCACTCATGGAAAGCGAATATGCCAAGTCTTGGAAGGAGACAGTATAACATTTGATGATGAAGATGCGGATGACTTGATAATTTCTCACAATGACGCATTGGTAGTATCTTTACTTGTTCACGATACTAAcataaaacgagttttgattgacccAGGTAGTTCCATGAATATTGTTTTACTAAGAGTGGTGGATGAAATGCAAGTTAACGACAAGGTGATACCAAAGTCACGGACTTtgtctggatttgataattcaaGCGTTACCACAAAAGGGGAAGTAGTGCTTGCTATGTTTGCAGAAGGGGTTATCAGGGACACAATGTTTTAG